One genomic region from Jilunia laotingensis encodes:
- a CDS encoding tetratricopeptide repeat protein, with protein sequence MSMSRSNKYILFALFVLLAAGASAQKAERDYIRKGNRFFKDSVFVDAEVNYRKALEANPKSTVSMYNLGNTLSQEQKFKDAMEQYSAASKIEKDKMKLAHIYHNMGVLFQAGKDYGQAVEAYKMSLRNNPKDDQTRYNLALAQKLLKDQQQNQQNQDQNQDQDKENQDKQDQKQNQDKQDQNKDDQQQQPPKPEKKDNEMSKENAEQLLNSVMQDEKETQDKVKKQQQVIQGGRLEKDW encoded by the coding sequence ATGAGTATGTCAAGAAGTAATAAATATATTCTGTTTGCTTTGTTTGTATTATTAGCTGCCGGAGCATCTGCTCAGAAAGCTGAGAGAGACTATATACGGAAAGGAAATCGATTCTTTAAAGACAGTGTGTTTGTTGATGCGGAGGTAAATTATCGTAAGGCATTGGAAGCAAATCCTAAATCAACGGTTTCTATGTATAATTTAGGGAATACACTTTCTCAGGAGCAGAAATTCAAGGATGCGATGGAACAGTATTCTGCTGCTAGTAAAATAGAAAAAGATAAAATGAAACTGGCGCATATCTATCATAATATGGGTGTACTTTTTCAAGCCGGTAAAGACTATGGGCAGGCAGTTGAAGCCTATAAAATGTCTTTACGGAATAATCCGAAAGATGATCAGACACGTTATAATTTGGCACTTGCACAGAAGTTACTGAAAGATCAGCAGCAGAATCAACAAAATCAGGATCAAAATCAAGATCAGGATAAGGAAAATCAAGACAAGCAAGATCAGAAGCAGAATCAGGATAAACAAGATCAGAACAAAGATGATCAACAACAGCAACCTCCTAAACCGGAGAAAAAAGACAATGAAATGTCGAAAGAAAACGCGGAGCAATTGCTGAATTCTGTAATGCAGGATGAAAAAGAGACCCAGGATAAAGTTAAGAAACAACAGCAAGTTATCCAAGGAGGGCGTTTGGAGAAAGATTGGTAA
- a CDS encoding BatD family protein, whose translation MRKLIFLLIALITAATSIFADNKVSFTASAPDVVVVGDQFRLSYTVTTQKVRDFRVPSIKGFDVLMGPTRSTFSNTQIVNGAVSSEKGVTFTYILMATAEGEFSIPGATITADGDQMVSNSVKIKVLPQDKNTGSAGGNQGGGNASSNSSSAASVSNQDLFVTATASKTTVYEQEAFLLTYKIYTRESQLAFDNVKLPDFKGFHSQEIERPSNARWSQENYKGRNYHTTVYRQFVLFPQQAGKLTIEPARFDASVAKAIRSADPFDAFFNGGSNMVEVKKVLTTPVITINVNPLPAGKPADFSGGVGEFSITSSINSKEVKTNDAVTIKLVISGTGNLKLLSNPEIEFPEDFEVYDPKVDSKVRLTSEGLSGTRVIEYLAIPRHAGNYKIPAVTFSYFDIKSKTYKTLKTEDYEINVEKGAGNADQVIANFTNKEDLKVLGEDIRYIKLKDVTLHPKGSFFYNTLTYWLLYLIPAIAFIIFFIIYRKQAAENANVAKMRTKKANKVATKRMKQAGMLLAENKKDAFYDEVLKALWGYISDKLNIPVSRLSKDNVEEKLRNYGVSDDLIEEFLKALNECEFARFAPGDENQAMDKVYSSSLAVMSKMENSIKH comes from the coding sequence ATGAGAAAACTGATTTTCTTATTGATAGCTTTGATTACGGCAGCAACCAGCATATTTGCTGACAATAAAGTGTCGTTTACTGCATCTGCACCGGACGTGGTGGTGGTAGGTGATCAGTTCAGGTTATCCTATACTGTGACAACACAGAAAGTGAGGGATTTTCGTGTACCTTCCATCAAAGGATTCGATGTATTGATGGGGCCTACACGAAGTACTTTTAGTAATACGCAAATAGTCAATGGTGCTGTGTCTTCAGAAAAAGGCGTAACTTTTACTTATATTTTGATGGCTACAGCAGAGGGTGAATTTTCTATTCCGGGTGCTACCATTACAGCAGATGGTGATCAAATGGTATCCAATTCTGTGAAGATAAAAGTACTTCCCCAAGATAAGAATACAGGCTCTGCAGGGGGAAATCAGGGAGGAGGAAATGCATCTTCAAACTCTTCTTCAGCTGCGAGTGTCTCCAATCAGGATTTATTTGTAACTGCAACGGCAAGCAAAACAACCGTTTACGAGCAGGAAGCTTTTCTGTTAACATACAAAATATACACCCGTGAATCCCAATTGGCTTTTGATAATGTAAAATTGCCTGATTTTAAAGGCTTTCATTCACAGGAGATTGAGCGGCCAAGTAATGCACGCTGGTCTCAGGAGAATTACAAAGGAAGAAATTATCATACTACAGTTTATAGGCAATTTGTGCTGTTCCCGCAGCAAGCTGGAAAGTTGACAATCGAACCCGCACGTTTTGATGCTTCTGTTGCAAAGGCGATACGGAGTGCAGACCCTTTTGATGCTTTCTTTAATGGTGGATCTAATATGGTCGAAGTGAAGAAAGTGCTTACTACGCCTGTAATCACAATCAATGTCAATCCGCTTCCGGCAGGGAAGCCTGCTGATTTCTCTGGTGGAGTGGGAGAGTTCAGTATAACTTCTTCTATCAATAGTAAAGAAGTGAAAACAAATGACGCAGTTACCATAAAGCTTGTAATATCGGGTACAGGTAATTTGAAGCTTTTGTCTAATCCTGAGATTGAATTCCCGGAAGATTTTGAAGTGTATGATCCGAAAGTAGATAGTAAAGTTCGTTTGACTTCTGAAGGATTATCAGGTACCCGGGTTATCGAATATTTAGCTATTCCACGTCATGCTGGTAATTATAAGATTCCGGCCGTGACATTCTCCTATTTTGATATTAAGTCCAAAACTTATAAAACATTGAAGACTGAGGATTATGAAATCAATGTCGAGAAGGGGGCAGGTAATGCAGATCAGGTTATTGCAAACTTTACGAACAAAGAAGACTTGAAAGTTTTAGGAGAAGATATCCGTTATATCAAGTTGAAAGATGTTACGTTGCATCCTAAAGGAAGCTTTTTCTATAATACTTTGACTTATTGGTTATTATATTTGATTCCGGCAATAGCTTTCATTATTTTCTTTATTATTTACCGGAAACAGGCTGCAGAAAATGCGAATGTGGCTAAAATGCGAACTAAGAAGGCTAATAAAGTAGCTACGAAGCGGATGAAGCAGGCTGGTATGTTGCTTGCGGAAAACAAGAAAGATGCTTTCTATGACGAAGTCTTAAAAGCATTGTGGGGATATATAAGCGATAAATTGAATATTCCCGTTTCTCGACTGTCGAAAGATAATGTTGAAGAGAAGTTGAGAAATTATGGAGTAAGTGATGACTTGATTGAAGAATTCCTTAAAGCATTAAATGAATGTGAATTTGCACGTTTTGCACCAGGGGATGAAAATCAAGCTATGGATAAAGTTTATTCTTCTTCGTTGGCGGTGATGAGTAAAATGGAAAATTCAATAAAACACTAA
- a CDS encoding tetratricopeptide repeat protein — MKKILFFAFSLLLYVTSFGQGQEVSEDSIQINEVDSLDVGTHQISSGLENVTKAEGDSAYMKNDFASAIQVYEALLTKGEAADLYYNLGNSYYKSGDIAKAILNYERALLLQPGNGDIRANLEVARAKTVDKVEPIPEIFFVSWTKSLINSMSVDAWAVCGVVCFILLIASLYFFIFSKQVVLKKASFICGIVFLIAVILANVFASEQKDSLQNRDSAIVMSPSVTVRSTPSESGTSLFILHEGHKVTIKDASMKGWKEIRIEDGKVGWVPSSSIEII; from the coding sequence ATGAAAAAAATATTGTTTTTTGCATTCAGTTTATTATTGTATGTAACTTCTTTTGGACAGGGACAGGAGGTGTCTGAAGATTCTATTCAAATCAATGAAGTTGATTCATTGGATGTAGGAACGCACCAAATATCTTCAGGACTTGAAAATGTGACGAAAGCAGAAGGAGATAGTGCATACATGAAGAATGATTTTGCTTCTGCAATACAGGTATACGAAGCTCTATTGACAAAAGGAGAAGCAGCAGACTTGTATTATAATCTTGGAAATAGTTATTATAAGTCTGGTGATATAGCAAAAGCCATACTAAATTACGAGCGTGCTTTGTTGTTGCAGCCTGGAAATGGTGATATTCGTGCAAATTTGGAAGTTGCACGGGCTAAAACTGTTGATAAAGTGGAGCCGATACCTGAAATATTTTTTGTTTCTTGGACGAAGTCGCTGATAAACAGTATGAGCGTAGATGCTTGGGCTGTGTGTGGTGTAGTATGCTTTATTTTATTGATAGCATCATTGTATTTCTTTATTTTCTCTAAACAAGTCGTTTTGAAGAAAGCCAGTTTTATCTGTGGCATTGTCTTTTTAATTGCTGTTATTTTGGCAAATGTATTTGCAAGCGAACAAAAGGACAGTTTACAGAACCGTGATAGCGCTATAGTTATGAGTCCTAGTGTAACGGTTCGCAGTACTCCAAGTGAAAGTGGAACAAGTCTTTTCATACTTCATGAAGGGCATAAGGTAACCATTAAAGATGCTTCTATGAAAGGCTGGAAGGAGATTCGTATAGAGGATGGAAAGGTGGGATGGGTACCTTCATCATCAATAGAAATTATTTGA
- a CDS encoding DNA-binding protein: MRTITFNELRKIKDSLPSGSMHRIADELGLHVDTVRNFFGGHNFKEGKSVGIHLEPGPDGGLVMIDDTTVLDRALSILDELNMKMQREEATEPVQA, encoded by the coding sequence ATGAGGACAATAACATTCAATGAACTTCGTAAAATTAAAGATTCATTGCCCAGCGGTAGCATGCATAGAATAGCTGATGAACTAGGTTTGCACGTAGACACAGTGCGTAATTTCTTCGGAGGCCATAATTTTAAAGAAGGTAAAAGTGTCGGAATACATCTTGAGCCCGGTCCGGACGGTGGTTTAGTAATGATTGATGATACTACCGTACTTGATCGGGCTCTTAGCATACTTGATGAGTTGAATATGAAGATGCAACGAGAAGAAGCTACCGAACCTGTGCAAGCTTAA
- a CDS encoding universal stress protein: MEDKLVTLAILTYSKAQILKNVLENEGIETYIHNVNQIQPVVSSGVRLRIKESDLPRALKITESSVWLAESIVGEKTPKVEDGNKKILIPVDFSNYSMKACELGFNLAKAYGAEVLLLHVYFTPIYASSLPYGDVFNYQISDEETVKTILQKVHADLNSLSDKIKEKVVTGEFPDVKYTCILREGIPEEEILRYSKEQRPRIIIMGTRGKNQKDADLIGSVTAEVIDRSRTAVLAIPENTPFKEFGSVRKVAFITNFDQRDLIAFDAFINAWKPFSFIVSLIYLADAKDSKDTWNEIKLAGIKEYFLKQYPELEIQYDVVKNDDFLKSFDEYIKTNQIDIITLTSYKRNIFARLFNPSIARKMIFHSDTPLLVING, encoded by the coding sequence ATGGAAGACAAATTAGTGACATTAGCTATTCTGACTTATTCGAAAGCTCAGATATTGAAGAATGTTCTTGAAAATGAGGGCATAGAGACTTATATACATAATGTAAATCAAATACAACCTGTTGTTTCATCAGGAGTAAGGTTACGCATTAAAGAGAGTGATTTGCCGCGTGCGCTCAAGATAACCGAGAGTTCAGTTTGGTTAGCTGAAAGTATAGTGGGAGAGAAGACTCCTAAGGTTGAAGACGGCAATAAAAAGATTCTGATTCCTGTGGATTTTTCAAATTATTCAATGAAAGCTTGTGAATTAGGATTCAATTTGGCAAAAGCGTATGGTGCTGAAGTTTTATTACTACATGTCTATTTTACACCTATTTATGCGTCATCATTACCTTATGGTGATGTGTTTAACTATCAAATAAGTGATGAAGAAACCGTGAAAACGATTCTTCAGAAAGTACATGCCGACCTTAATTCTTTATCTGACAAAATTAAGGAAAAAGTTGTTACTGGAGAATTTCCTGATGTGAAATATACTTGTATATTGCGTGAGGGAATTCCTGAAGAAGAGATATTGCGTTATTCTAAAGAGCAACGCCCACGTATTATCATAATGGGTACTCGTGGTAAGAACCAAAAGGATGCCGATTTAATTGGTAGTGTTACGGCAGAGGTTATTGATCGTAGCCGTACCGCTGTATTAGCGATTCCAGAGAATACACCGTTTAAAGAATTCGGATCAGTCAGAAAGGTGGCTTTTATCACAAATTTTGATCAACGTGATTTAATAGCATTTGATGCATTCATAAATGCTTGGAAACCATTTAGCTTTATTGTTTCTTTGATTTATCTTGCAGATGCGAAAGATTCAAAAGATACTTGGAATGAAATTAAGTTGGCGGGGATTAAGGAATATTTTCTAAAACAATATCCGGAACTTGAAATCCAATATGATGTTGTGAAGAATGATGATTTCCTGAAAAGTTTTGATGAGTACATTAAAACTAATCAGATTGATATAATTACATTGACATCTTATAAACGGAACATATTTGCTCGTTTATTTAATCCGAGTATTGCTCGAAAGATGATTTTCCATTCCGATACACCGCTTCTTGTTATTAATGGATGA
- a CDS encoding tetratricopeptide repeat protein — protein MKRVLFSMVLLMAISFAFAQQKNVKEAKSIAGEVKPDFNKAEQLINEALTNPETKDEAATWDVAGYIQKRINEKEMENAYLRKPYDTIKVYNSILKMYDYYLKCDELAEVPNEKGKIKNKYRKANSTAMLAERPNLINGGIQFFNLNNSKEALKFFGTYVESASYPMLEKENLAVSDTLLPQIAYYATLAANGAEDKDAILKYAPIAVKDQENGGIAMQLWADALKAKGDTAKWVESLQEGIIKFPENQYFFANLVDYYSSSNQPEKAMEFADNMLAKDPNNKLYLYVKGYLYHNMKEYDKAIDFYKKTIESDPNYGEAYSNLGLVLLMKAQDYADQSTTDVNDPKYAAAQAEIKKFYEEAKPYYEKARELKPDQKELWAPGLYRVYYNLNMGPEFDEIEKVMNN, from the coding sequence ATGAAAAGAGTATTATTTTCAATGGTTTTACTGATGGCTATCAGTTTTGCTTTTGCCCAACAAAAAAATGTAAAAGAAGCCAAGAGCATTGCTGGTGAGGTAAAACCGGACTTTAACAAAGCTGAACAACTAATTAATGAAGCGTTGACTAATCCGGAAACAAAAGATGAAGCAGCCACATGGGATGTAGCAGGCTACATCCAAAAAAGGATCAACGAAAAGGAAATGGAAAATGCCTATCTGAGAAAGCCGTATGATACAATTAAGGTATATAATAGTATTCTGAAAATGTATGATTATTACCTTAAATGTGATGAACTTGCAGAAGTACCCAACGAAAAAGGTAAAATTAAGAATAAATACAGAAAAGCTAATTCTACTGCAATGTTGGCAGAACGCCCTAATCTGATCAATGGTGGTATCCAGTTTTTCAATCTCAACAATAGCAAAGAAGCGTTGAAATTCTTCGGAACTTATGTAGAATCAGCCTCTTACCCTATGTTAGAAAAAGAAAATCTTGCTGTATCAGATACTTTATTGCCTCAAATTGCTTATTATGCTACATTGGCTGCCAATGGGGCAGAAGACAAAGATGCAATTCTGAAATATGCACCTATTGCAGTTAAAGATCAGGAAAATGGTGGAATAGCTATGCAGTTATGGGCAGATGCACTAAAAGCAAAAGGTGATACAGCCAAATGGGTAGAATCTTTACAAGAAGGAATTATCAAATTCCCTGAAAACCAATATTTCTTTGCTAATCTTGTTGATTACTATAGCAGTTCAAATCAGCCCGAAAAAGCAATGGAATTCGCGGATAACATGTTGGCTAAAGACCCTAATAATAAGCTTTATTTATATGTAAAAGGATACCTGTATCATAACATGAAAGAATATGATAAAGCAATTGATTTCTACAAAAAAACGATTGAATCTGATCCAAATTATGGAGAAGCTTATTCTAATCTAGGCTTAGTATTGCTAATGAAAGCACAAGATTATGCAGATCAGTCAACCACTGATGTAAATGATCCTAAATATGCAGCTGCACAAGCAGAAATTAAGAAGTTCTATGAAGAAGCTAAACCTTATTACGAAAAGGCCAGAGAACTGAAGCCAGACCAAAAGGAATTGTGGGCTCCAGGTCTTTATAGAGTATACTATAATTTAAACATGGGTCCTGAATTTGATGAAATTGAAAAGGTTATGAATAACTAA
- the gyrA gene encoding DNA gyrase subunit A, with amino-acid sequence MLEQDRIIKINIEEEMKSSYIDYSMSVIVSRALPDVRDGFKPVHRRILYGMMELGNMSDKPYKKSARIVGEVLGKYHPHGDSSVYFAMVRMAQEWAMRYPLVDGQGNFGSVDGDSPAAMRYTEARLNKLGEAMMEDLYKETVNFEPNFDNTLVEPTVMPTRIPNLLVNGASGIAVGMATNMPPHNLSEVIDACHAYIDNPEVTVEELMNYVKAPDFPTGGYIYGISGVREAYLTGRGRVVMRAKAEIEAGQTHDKIVVTEIPYNVNKAELIKYIADLVNDKKIEGISNANDESDREGMRIVIDIKRDANASVVLNKLYKMTALQTSFGVNNVALVHGRPKTLNLKDLIKYFVEHRHEVVIRRTQFDLRKAKERAHILEGLIIASDNIDEVIRIIRAAKTPNDAITGLTERFELTEIQARAIVEMRLRQLTGLMQDQLHAEYEEIMNQISYLESILADDEICRKVIKDELLEVKAKYGDERRSEIVYSSEEFNPEDFYADDEMIITISHMGYIKRTPLSEFRAQNRGGVGSKGTETRDEDFIEHIYPATMHNTMMFFTQKGKCYWLKVYEIPEGTKNSKGRAIQNLLNIDSDDAVNAYLRVKNLDDKEYINSHYVLFCTKNGVIKKTLLEQYSRPRQNGVNAITIREDDRVIEVRMTNGNNEIIIANRNGRAIRFHEATVRVMGRTATGVRGITLDNDGQDEVVGMICIKDLETESVMVVSEQGYGKRSEIEDYRKTNRGGKGVKTMNITEKTGKLVTIKSVTDDNDLMIINKSGITIRLKVADFRIMGRATQGVRLINLEKRNDQIGSVCKVTTESLEDEIPVEEVEGKILSDPTTDMDSSEDADTPDTGIEENEEKE; translated from the coding sequence ATGCTTGAACAAGACAGAATTATAAAGATTAACATCGAGGAGGAAATGAAGTCATCGTACATTGACTACTCCATGTCGGTCATTGTTTCACGTGCCCTTCCAGATGTTAGAGATGGATTTAAGCCCGTTCACCGCAGAATTCTCTACGGAATGATGGAATTGGGTAATATGTCAGATAAACCTTATAAAAAATCAGCCAGAATCGTTGGTGAAGTATTGGGTAAATACCATCCCCACGGGGACTCTTCCGTATATTTTGCAATGGTTCGTATGGCTCAAGAATGGGCAATGCGCTATCCATTGGTAGATGGTCAAGGTAATTTTGGTTCCGTCGACGGTGACAGTCCCGCTGCCATGCGTTATACCGAAGCCCGTCTAAATAAGCTGGGCGAAGCCATGATGGAAGACCTGTACAAGGAAACCGTGAATTTTGAACCAAACTTTGATAATACACTGGTAGAACCGACAGTAATGCCAACACGTATCCCTAACTTGTTGGTAAACGGTGCGTCCGGTATTGCAGTAGGTATGGCAACAAACATGCCACCTCACAATTTGTCCGAAGTGATTGATGCATGCCATGCCTATATCGACAATCCGGAAGTTACTGTAGAAGAACTGATGAATTACGTCAAAGCGCCCGATTTCCCAACCGGAGGATATATATACGGTATAAGTGGGGTTCGTGAGGCTTATCTCACAGGTCGTGGCCGTGTCGTTATGCGTGCCAAAGCTGAAATAGAAGCCGGACAAACTCATGATAAAATTGTTGTTACCGAAATACCTTACAATGTTAATAAGGCAGAATTGATTAAATATATCGCTGACCTTGTTAATGACAAAAAGATTGAAGGCATATCGAATGCCAACGACGAATCAGACCGTGAAGGCATGCGCATCGTTATTGACATTAAACGTGATGCCAATGCCAGCGTAGTCTTAAATAAGCTGTATAAAATGACAGCATTGCAGACTTCTTTCGGTGTGAACAATGTAGCACTGGTGCATGGACGCCCCAAAACACTGAATCTAAAAGATCTTATTAAATACTTCGTTGAACATAGACATGAAGTAGTTATTCGTAGAACTCAATTTGATCTGCGCAAGGCGAAAGAACGTGCCCATATCCTTGAAGGTCTGATTATTGCATCAGATAACATTGATGAAGTGATCCGCATTATCCGTGCAGCAAAAACTCCAAACGATGCAATCACCGGTTTGACAGAACGTTTTGAACTGACAGAAATCCAGGCACGCGCCATTGTTGAAATGCGTTTACGTCAATTAACGGGCCTGATGCAAGACCAATTGCATGCTGAATACGAGGAGATTATGAATCAAATTTCCTACTTGGAAAGTATTTTGGCTGACGATGAAATATGTCGTAAAGTTATAAAAGACGAATTGCTTGAAGTAAAAGCAAAATATGGTGATGAACGCCGTTCGGAGATTGTTTATTCCTCTGAAGAATTCAATCCCGAAGATTTCTATGCTGATGATGAAATGATCATCACAATCTCACACATGGGATATATCAAACGTACACCTTTATCGGAATTCCGCGCGCAAAATCGCGGTGGGGTAGGTTCTAAGGGTACCGAAACACGTGATGAAGACTTCATCGAACACATATATCCTGCCACCATGCACAATACTATGATGTTCTTTACTCAAAAAGGTAAGTGTTATTGGTTAAAAGTATATGAAATTCCGGAAGGAACAAAGAATTCAAAAGGCCGTGCTATCCAAAATCTACTGAACATTGATTCTGATGACGCAGTAAACGCGTACCTGCGCGTGAAGAATCTTGATGACAAAGAATACATCAACAGTCATTATGTATTATTCTGTACCAAGAATGGTGTAATCAAGAAAACCTTGCTTGAGCAATATTCACGTCCACGTCAAAATGGCGTAAACGCCATTACAATCCGAGAGGACGATCGAGTGATTGAAGTCCGTATGACCAATGGAAATAATGAAATAATCATCGCTAACCGTAACGGTCGTGCCATCCGTTTTCACGAAGCAACAGTTCGTGTCATGGGTCGTACAGCAACAGGCGTACGTGGCATTACACTCGATAACGATGGTCAGGATGAAGTAGTAGGAATGATCTGCATTAAAGATTTGGAAACCGAGTCCGTAATGGTCGTTTCAGAACAAGGCTATGGCAAACGATCTGAAATCGAAGATTATCGTAAAACAAACCGTGGTGGTAAAGGTGTGAAGACAATGAATATCACTGAAAAAACGGGCAAACTGGTAACTATCAAATCTGTAACAGATGATAACGATTTGATGATCATCAATAAATCCGGTATCACCATACGTCTGAAAGTTGCAGATTTTCGAATTATGGGACGTGCCACACAAGGTGTACGCCTTATTAACCTTGAAAAACGTAACGATCAAATCGGCTCTGTATGTAAAGTAACGACAGAAAGTTTGGAAGATGAAATCCCCGTAGAAGAAGTAGAGGGCAAAATCCTGAGCGATCCGACAACAGATATGGATAGTTCAGAAGATGCAGATACTCCCGATACAGGAATCGAAGAAAATGAAGAAAAAGAATAG